One Gossypium hirsutum isolate 1008001.06 chromosome A11, Gossypium_hirsutum_v2.1, whole genome shotgun sequence genomic window carries:
- the LOC107956654 gene encoding peroxisomal and mitochondrial division factor 2 produces MENSMTTNGEVETIEKFHDSDEAKISKLVNKIEGLESEKIKLTNENKEMMEQMEKLNHEMDHLQKRDEEMRLEMDEWDEDSSFLESIAARSANLETEVTRLQHDLRTSTREVGEAKKEVIQLKKALEEKALVIERLRHEIAELRKEKVKREKKGRELEAKIGILEVRVTEERGKKSRVQEEMKERIDELKKKIENLEADAAKMSNELKRRKEEKRQCEEKAMGLEFNMLALKDMVDEKTNEAKSGKVKDIGYIDKRLEVPIATVGTVAAIAVVVAVVYRCCRKRS; encoded by the coding sequence atggaaaattcaATGACCACCAATGGCGAAGTGGAGACGATAGAGAAGTTCCACGACTCCGATGAAGCTAAAATATCTAAACTGGTTAATAAAATCGAAGGTCTTGAAAGCGAGAAGATAAAATTGACTAACGAAAACAAAGAAATGATGGAACAGATGGAAAAATTGAATCATGAAATGGATCATCTGCAAAAAAGGGATGAAGAAATGAGATTAGAAATGGATGAATGGGATGAAGATTCAAGTTTCCTGGAATCGATTGCAGCGAGATCGGCTAACTTAGAAACTGAAGTCACGAGGCTTCAACATGATCTGAGAACATCGACGCGTGAAGTAGGTGAAGCGAAGAAAGAGGTGATTCAGTTAAAGAAAGCACTGGAGGAGAAAGCATTGGTGATCGAAAGACTGCGCCACGAAATCGCTGAGTTGAGAAAAGAGAAAGTTAAGAGAGAGAAGAAAGGGAGGGAGCTGGAAGCAAAAATAGGGATTTTAGAAGTGAGAGTAACGGAGGAAAGGGGAAAGAAATCTAGGGTCCAAGAGGAAATGAAGGAAAGGATCGATGAGCTtaagaagaaaattgaaaatcTCGAAGCCGATGCAGCTAAAATGAGCAATGAATTGAAAAGAAGGAAGGAAGAAAAACGACAATGTGAGGAGAAGGCAATGGGGTTGGAATTCAACATGTTGGCCTTAAAGGATATGGTGGACGAGAAGACAAACGAAGCTAAAAGTGGAAAGGTTAAGGATATTGGTTACATAGATAAAAGGTTGGAGGTTCCGATTGCGACAGTCGGAACAGTTGCTGCCATTGCTGTGGTAGTTGCTGTGGTATATCGTTGCTGTAGGAAGCGGTCGTGA
- the LOC107890782 gene encoding protein TRACHEARY ELEMENT DIFFERENTIATION-RELATED 7A: MASNSIRTNYFPYFPLSPPHGTPLPPKVSPPKLTPPYKPPSPKVAPPHYIPTPPKAPPAPHNPITPPQPHSVPAPPHHLTPPATQPPPSPTVAPPSPPNKPPPSPTVAPPSPSTKPPPSPAIKPPPSPTLTPPPPSPIVPPPPHHPFHSPPPPHSISPPSPPHVIPPPPPPSGHHSTVIVIVFVSIGGLFFFAFLSVALFCFIKKRAKKTVQKTEILSIDEHVKVEEAIVPGPHGAQNTVLLVEDDIRIDEEIKKNKNTSEGLLHSHLKSLQEISHSQACDGYGGSKAS; encoded by the coding sequence ATGGCTTCTAACTCTATTAGGACcaattattttccatattttcctCTGTCACCACCCCATGGTACTCCACTGCCTCCAAAAGTATCCCCCCCAAAGCTGACCCCTCCTTATAAACCTCCATCTCCAAAAGTGGCACCACCCCATTATATTCCAACCCCTCCAAAAGCACCTCCGGCTCCACATAACCCCATTACGCCACCACAACCACATTCAGTGCCTGCACCGCCACATCATCTAACACCACCCGCAACGCAACCACCTCCCTCTCCTACTGTGGCACCACCATCACCTCCTAATAAACCACCTCCCTCTCCTACTGTGGCACCACCATCACCTTCTACTAAACCACCTCCCTCTCCTGCTATAAAACCACCACCCTCTCCTACTCTGACACCACCACCACCCTCGCCAATTGTGCCTCCACCACCCCATCATCCATTCCATTCACCTCCACCACCTCACTCTATTTCTCCACCATCACCACCTCATGTAATTCCGCCTCCACCACCACCATCCGGACATCATTCAACTGTAATAGTCATTGTCTTTGTTTCTATCGGCGGTCTGTTCTTTTTCGCATTCCTCTCAGTTGCTCTATTCTGCTTCATTAAGAAGAGAGCGAAGAAAACGGTTCAAAAAACAGAAATACTTAGCATAGATGAACATGTAAAAGTCGAGGAAGCCATTGTACCAGGCCCTCATGGTGCACAAAACACCGTATTACTTGTAGAAGACGATATTCGAATTGACGAAGaaatcaagaaaaacaaaaatactaGTGAAGGATTATTGCATTCACATCTTAAATCTTTACAAGAAATTTCTCATTCTCAAGCTTGTGATGGATACGGCGGCAGCAAAGCCTCCTAG